In a single window of the Pseudodesulfovibrio profundus genome:
- a CDS encoding DUF3310 domain-containing protein, which yields MPDAYIHDNKHKSTEVLCSDPVNLPSHYRQFGKEVIDIIRDTLTPEEFVGYCKGNELKYRLRAGFKDKSKMNEDMEKAMKYREFRECYL from the coding sequence ATGCCAGACGCATACATTCACGACAACAAGCATAAATCAACAGAGGTTTTATGTTCGGACCCTGTAAATCTGCCGAGTCACTACCGGCAGTTTGGCAAAGAGGTCATCGACATCATCCGCGACACGCTGACGCCGGAGGAGTTTGTCGGATACTGCAAGGGCAACGAACTCAAATACCGCCTTCGGGCAGGGTTCAAGGACAAGTCGAAAATGAATGAAGATATGGAAAAGGCCATGAAATACCGAGAGTTTAGGGAGTGCTACTTATGA
- a CDS encoding holin family protein: protein MFGLDDAVGSVFDFGKTIVDKIWPDADEAEKRKFNQFMAELTAHVKLVMGQLEVNKTEAGHKSIFVAGWRPFIGWVCGAGLAYQFLVYPLLTWLWSLLIAFSIIPATAIYPPALAIGTLVSLIGGMLGLGAVRTVEHIKGVAKNSLK from the coding sequence ATGTTTGGCCTTGATGATGCAGTTGGCAGCGTCTTTGATTTTGGAAAGACGATTGTCGATAAAATATGGCCGGACGCAGATGAGGCGGAAAAGCGCAAATTCAATCAGTTCATGGCTGAGTTGACCGCGCATGTAAAACTCGTCATGGGGCAGCTTGAAGTCAACAAGACCGAGGCTGGTCATAAGTCAATTTTCGTTGCTGGGTGGAGACCATTTATCGGCTGGGTGTGTGGAGCCGGCCTTGCCTATCAGTTTTTAGTCTACCCTCTCCTTACTTGGTTGTGGTCTCTCTTAATCGCCTTTTCAATTATCCCTGCAACAGCAATTTACCCCCCAGCCCTTGCTATCGGGACTCTTGTCTCGCTGATCGGCGGCATGCTTGGTCTTGGTGCCGTCCGGACCGTTGAGCACATCAAGGGAGTAGCAAAAAACTCACTCAAGTAG
- a CDS encoding glycoside hydrolase family protein, translating to MMQQLTEQLKRHEGLRLKPYRCTAGKLSIGFGRNLDDKGINEGEAETMLWRDVAEARALLERHSGFLRLDEVRQAVLINMCFNLGISRLMQFQKMWRAISYEDWEQAAAEMLDSRWAKQVGDRATELAAQMKSGEWSEVKHD from the coding sequence ATGATGCAACAATTGACTGAGCAACTGAAAAGGCACGAAGGATTGAGGCTCAAGCCATATCGATGCACCGCTGGCAAACTCTCCATTGGATTTGGGAGAAATCTTGATGACAAGGGGATCAATGAAGGCGAAGCCGAAACCATGCTGTGGCGTGATGTCGCCGAAGCGCGTGCGCTGCTTGAAAGACATTCGGGATTCCTTCGACTCGACGAAGTGCGTCAGGCCGTATTGATCAACATGTGTTTCAATCTCGGGATTAGCCGCCTGATGCAGTTCCAAAAAATGTGGCGAGCTATCTCCTATGAAGACTGGGAACAGGCCGCAGCCGAAATGCTTGATTCGCGTTGGGCAAAACAGGTCGGTGACAGGGCAACTGAATTGGCCGCTCAGATGAAGAGTGGCGAGTGGTCGGAGGTGAAGCATGACTAA
- a CDS encoding helix-turn-helix domain-containing protein codes for MKFHELRDLIGEESATKLCEMYGGCQEKIPKPPRTERNAQIMRMFKGDVPRKTIAAAFGLNYSTVCKIISKG; via the coding sequence GTGAAATTCCACGAACTGCGAGACCTGATCGGCGAAGAGTCCGCAACCAAGCTGTGCGAAATGTACGGTGGCTGTCAAGAAAAGATACCTAAGCCGCCGCGTACTGAGCGCAACGCACAGATAATGCGAATGTTCAAGGGCGACGTGCCGAGGAAGACGATAGCGGCAGCGTTTGGGCTGAATTACTCGACGGTTTGTAAGATTATCAGCAAGGGGTGA
- a CDS encoding P-loop NTPase family protein, whose product MHSDAKQQGLAAWTMKAKKWLNAQPQGEFTAWVFGSELGLNAFPEVRDTVLSDMVTMNLIEPFGDVRGRYRPVKRDCRPMDWHNAITDYYPIWLPLEIHRICGVQKKNVVVVAGETNAGKTALVVETIHKNLKQNGGSHERINLFNSEMGDGELRARLLNMDNNPSNWAGLEAFERTRDFHQVIDPDGFNVIDYLEISDKFYLVGKMIQQIHEKLNNGIAIVCIQKSKGLDFARGGEFGLEKSRLAISLFYNHGMHSCKIVKCKLPLGQINPQGMERDFIVEHGRNIRWSSDWRYLTEKERADLWKQHEQSAAANKTRAALGL is encoded by the coding sequence ATGCACAGTGACGCAAAGCAACAGGGCTTAGCGGCTTGGACCATGAAAGCCAAGAAGTGGTTGAACGCTCAGCCGCAAGGTGAATTCACGGCGTGGGTGTTTGGATCAGAGTTGGGCCTGAACGCCTTCCCCGAAGTTCGGGACACCGTTCTCAGCGACATGGTGACCATGAATCTCATTGAGCCGTTTGGTGATGTCCGTGGCCGGTATCGTCCGGTCAAGCGAGACTGCCGCCCTATGGACTGGCATAACGCCATCACGGATTACTATCCGATTTGGTTGCCGCTTGAGATCCACCGGATATGCGGCGTTCAGAAAAAGAACGTGGTTGTCGTGGCCGGTGAGACAAACGCCGGTAAGACTGCCTTGGTTGTCGAGACAATCCACAAAAACCTTAAACAGAATGGAGGCTCACACGAACGCATCAACTTGTTTAACTCCGAAATGGGAGACGGCGAACTCCGTGCTCGACTGCTGAACATGGACAACAACCCGTCGAACTGGGCTGGGCTTGAAGCTTTTGAACGAACCCGGGATTTTCACCAGGTCATCGACCCTGATGGATTCAACGTCATCGACTATCTTGAAATCTCAGACAAGTTCTACCTGGTCGGCAAGATGATTCAGCAGATTCACGAAAAGCTGAACAACGGCATTGCCATTGTCTGCATCCAGAAATCAAAGGGTTTGGACTTTGCGAGAGGCGGCGAGTTCGGGCTTGAGAAATCACGCCTTGCAATCAGCCTGTTTTATAATCACGGGATGCACTCCTGCAAAATCGTCAAGTGCAAGTTGCCGCTCGGTCAGATCAACCCGCAGGGCATGGAGCGTGACTTTATCGTCGAGCATGGGCGCAATATCCGATGGTCATCGGACTGGCGTTATCTCACGGAGAAGGAACGCGCCGATTTGTGGAAACAACACGAACAAAGCGCAGCGGCCAACAAGACACGCGCCGCATTGGGCCTGTAG